In Schlegelella aquatica, one DNA window encodes the following:
- the rpmG gene encoding 50S ribosomal protein L33, with amino-acid sequence MAKTAREKIKLESTAGTGHFYTTTKNKKTTPEKMELMKFDPKARKHVLYKEVKLK; translated from the coding sequence ATGGCCAAGACCGCTCGCGAAAAGATCAAGCTGGAGTCGACCGCCGGCACCGGTCACTTCTACACCACGACCAAGAACAAGAAGACGACGCCCGAGAAGATGGAACTGATGAAGTTCGATCCGAAGGCGCGCAAACACGTCCTCTACAAGGAAGTGAAGCTGAAGTAA
- the rpmB gene encoding 50S ribosomal protein L28, which produces MARVCQVTGKRPMVGNHVSHANNKTKRRFLPNLQYRRFWLESENRWVRLRVSNAALRLIDKVGIDQVVAELRAKGEL; this is translated from the coding sequence ATGGCACGCGTCTGTCAAGTTACGGGCAAGCGCCCGATGGTGGGCAACCATGTGTCCCACGCCAACAACAAAACGAAGCGCCGCTTCCTGCCCAACCTGCAGTACCGTCGCTTCTGGCTCGAGAGCGAGAACCGCTGGGTGCGCCTGCGCGTGAGCAACGCCGCGCTGCGCCTGATCGACAAGGTCGGCATCGACCAGGTCGTCGCCGAGCTGCGCGCCAAGGGCGAACTCTGA
- the trxB gene encoding thioredoxin-disulfide reductase, translated as MSTPVKHAQVLILGSGPAGYTAAIYAARANLKPVLVTGLAQGGQLMTTTEVDNWPADVNGVLGPDLMLRFQQHAERFATEIVFDHINEADLSKRPFTLKGDAGVYTCDTLIIATGASAKYLGLPSEQAFMGRGVSGCATCDGFFYRDQDVCVVGGGNTAVEEALYLSNIARKVTLIHRRDKFRAEPILVDKLMEKVAAGKIELKLFYVLDEVLGDDSGVTGVRIKHLNDGRTEEIPLKGCFIAIGHQPNTEIFKGQLEMKDGYILTRSGHEGLATMTSVPGVFAAGDVQDHVYRQAITSAGTGCMAALDAQRFLEQSAG; from the coding sequence ATGAGCACACCCGTCAAGCACGCACAGGTCCTGATCCTCGGCTCCGGCCCCGCCGGTTATACCGCCGCCATCTACGCCGCCCGGGCAAATCTCAAGCCCGTGCTGGTCACCGGCTTGGCCCAGGGCGGTCAGTTGATGACGACCACCGAAGTCGACAACTGGCCGGCCGACGTGAATGGTGTGCTCGGGCCCGACCTGATGCTGCGCTTCCAGCAGCACGCCGAGCGCTTCGCGACCGAGATCGTCTTCGATCACATCAACGAAGCAGACCTCAGCAAGCGCCCGTTCACGCTCAAAGGGGATGCCGGGGTGTACACCTGCGACACGCTGATCATCGCCACCGGCGCGTCGGCCAAGTACCTCGGGCTGCCGTCCGAACAGGCCTTCATGGGCCGGGGTGTCAGCGGCTGCGCCACCTGCGACGGCTTCTTCTACCGCGACCAGGACGTGTGCGTCGTGGGGGGCGGCAACACCGCGGTCGAGGAAGCGCTGTACCTGTCCAACATCGCTCGCAAGGTCACCCTGATCCATCGGCGCGACAAGTTCCGCGCCGAGCCCATTCTGGTGGACAAGCTGATGGAGAAGGTGGCGGCGGGCAAGATCGAGCTCAAGCTCTTCTACGTCCTCGACGAGGTGCTCGGCGACGACTCCGGCGTGACCGGCGTGCGGATCAAGCACCTCAACGACGGCCGTACCGAGGAGATCCCGCTCAAGGGCTGCTTCATCGCCATCGGCCACCAACCCAACACCGAGATCTTCAAGGGCCAGCTCGAGATGAAGGACGGCTACATCCTCACGCGCTCGGGCCACGAAGGCTTGGCGACGATGACGAGCGTGCCGGGCGTCTTCGCCGCCGGCGACGTGCAGGACCATGTGTACCGCCAGGCGATCACCAGTGCCGGCACGGGCTGCATGGCGGCGCTCGACGCGCAGCGGTTCCTGGAGCAGTCCGCCGGCTGA
- a CDS encoding Crp/Fnr family transcriptional regulator: MAMLSNLDLIRRVPLFSMLTHAQAEAIAEGVVKRRFRRGEIIVEQGQKSNALFILLTGRARVLTSDSRGREVILAMLHPGDYVGEMSLIDNEPHSATVRAEVQTDVLVLGRAEFARCLPENSSLAYAIMRGLVARLRAADRQIESLALLDVYGRVARTLLDMAEDTGGTLMIRNKVSRQDLAKIVGASREMVSRVMKDLEERQYVETQPDGSVIIKERLQSGGRASRHAS, translated from the coding sequence ATGGCGATGCTGTCCAACCTCGACTTGATTCGGCGCGTGCCGCTGTTCTCGATGCTGACCCATGCACAGGCAGAAGCCATTGCTGAGGGGGTCGTCAAGCGACGCTTCCGCCGGGGCGAGATCATCGTCGAGCAGGGGCAGAAGTCCAACGCGCTGTTCATCCTGCTCACCGGCCGCGCGCGCGTGCTCACCTCCGACTCCCGCGGACGCGAGGTCATCCTCGCCATGCTGCATCCTGGCGACTACGTCGGCGAGATGAGTCTGATCGACAACGAGCCGCACTCGGCCACCGTCCGCGCCGAGGTGCAGACCGACGTGCTGGTGCTCGGCCGCGCGGAGTTCGCGCGCTGCCTGCCGGAGAACTCCAGCCTCGCCTACGCCATCATGCGCGGACTCGTGGCGCGGCTGCGGGCCGCCGATCGCCAGATCGAGTCGCTCGCCCTGCTCGACGTGTATGGTCGCGTGGCCCGCACGCTGCTGGACATGGCCGAGGATACGGGCGGCACCCTGATGATCCGCAACAAGGTCTCGCGGCAGGACTTGGCCAAGATCGTCGGCGCCTCGCGCGAGATGGTCAGCCGCGTGATGAAGGACCTGGAAGAGCGGCAGTACGTCGAGACCCAGCCCGACGGGTCGGTGATCATCAAAGAGCGGCTGCAAAGCGGCGGCCGCGCCTCGCGCCACGCCAGCTGA
- a CDS encoding DNA translocase FtsK codes for MAFPLGSLGGDSASAATASSSSAASARSSAGASRRRKAATAAPEAAPVPRWKLQVQVFFGAIGLLLLFIAMLTHTGGDAAWSTSGDGAPVRNAVGVLGAWASDLLFFFFGFSAWWLVLVALRAWLGALARLLRGAEEAPGAEAAPHHPAWFFWVGLAVLMAASCSLEWTRLYRWESHLPGHAGGVLGHGLGQLSVKLLGFLGSGVWWISLLVVGMAMALQFSWLRVAERLGAWIESWRQRREERREFREDLRLGEKAMKEREQVVEVERQVIEDHAPIVIEPPVVEVPKSERVIKERQKPLFTELADTKLPQVDLLDAAPGKLETVTPETLEMTSRLIEKKLKDFGVEVRVVAASPGPVITRYEIEPATGVKGSQIVNLAKDLARSLSLVSIRVVETIPGKNLMALELPNAKRQTIRLAEILGSQAYNDAQSMLTLGLGKDIVGAPVVADLAKMPHLLVAGTTGSGKSVGINAMILSLLYKAEARDVRLILIDPKMLEMAMYEGIPHLLAPVVTDMKQAANALNWCVGEMERRYRLMSKLGVRNLAGYNKKMAEAAERGEKIPNPFSLTPEEPEPLDRLPYIVVVIDELADLMMVVGKKIEELIARLAQKARAAGIHLILATQRPSVDVITGLIKANIPTRIAFQVSSKIDSRTILDQMGAETLLGQGDMLYLAPGTGLPVRVHGAFVSDDEVHRVVEYLRSQGEPNYIEGILEGGTLEGEGGPGGEPGAAGADGEADPLYDQAVQVVLQHRRASISLVQRHLRIGYNRAARLLEQMEKAGLVSGMASNGNRDILVPARDE; via the coding sequence ATGGCTTTTCCTCTCGGATCCCTCGGGGGCGATTCCGCCTCCGCTGCCACTGCGTCTTCGTCGTCCGCCGCGTCCGCCCGCAGCTCCGCGGGCGCTTCACGCCGGCGCAAAGCGGCCACCGCGGCCCCGGAAGCGGCGCCGGTGCCGCGATGGAAGCTGCAGGTGCAGGTCTTCTTCGGTGCGATCGGCTTGTTGCTGCTGTTCATCGCGATGCTGACCCACACGGGGGGCGACGCGGCCTGGTCGACCTCGGGCGACGGCGCGCCGGTGCGCAATGCGGTCGGTGTGCTCGGGGCCTGGGCGTCGGACCTGCTGTTCTTCTTCTTCGGCTTCTCGGCCTGGTGGCTGGTGCTGGTGGCCCTTCGGGCATGGCTGGGCGCGTTGGCTCGGCTGCTGCGCGGCGCCGAGGAGGCGCCGGGCGCGGAGGCCGCTCCCCATCATCCCGCCTGGTTCTTCTGGGTGGGGCTGGCCGTGCTGATGGCTGCCAGTTGCAGCCTGGAGTGGACCCGGCTCTATCGTTGGGAGTCGCACCTGCCGGGACATGCCGGCGGCGTGCTGGGCCATGGCCTGGGTCAGCTCAGCGTCAAGCTGCTGGGCTTCCTCGGCTCGGGGGTGTGGTGGATCTCGCTGCTGGTGGTCGGCATGGCGATGGCGCTTCAGTTCTCCTGGCTGCGGGTGGCGGAGCGGCTCGGTGCCTGGATCGAGAGCTGGCGCCAGCGCCGCGAGGAGCGCCGCGAGTTCCGCGAGGACCTGCGCCTGGGCGAAAAGGCGATGAAGGAGCGCGAGCAGGTCGTCGAGGTCGAGCGCCAGGTCATCGAGGACCACGCGCCGATCGTCATCGAGCCTCCGGTGGTGGAGGTGCCCAAGTCCGAGCGCGTCATCAAGGAGCGTCAGAAGCCCTTGTTCACCGAGCTGGCCGACACCAAGCTGCCGCAAGTGGACCTGCTGGACGCCGCGCCGGGCAAGCTCGAGACGGTCACGCCGGAGACGCTGGAGATGACCTCTCGGCTGATCGAGAAGAAGCTCAAGGACTTCGGCGTCGAGGTGCGGGTGGTCGCGGCCTCGCCCGGCCCGGTCATCACCCGGTACGAGATCGAGCCGGCCACCGGCGTGAAGGGTTCGCAGATCGTCAATCTCGCCAAGGACCTCGCGCGGTCGTTGAGCCTGGTGAGCATTCGCGTGGTCGAGACGATCCCGGGCAAGAACCTCATGGCGCTGGAGTTGCCCAACGCGAAGCGTCAGACCATCCGGCTGGCGGAGATCCTGGGCTCCCAGGCCTACAACGACGCGCAGTCCATGCTCACGCTCGGGCTCGGCAAGGACATCGTCGGCGCCCCGGTGGTGGCCGATCTGGCCAAGATGCCCCACCTGCTGGTGGCGGGCACCACCGGTTCGGGCAAGTCGGTCGGGATCAACGCGATGATCCTGTCGCTGCTGTACAAGGCCGAGGCCCGGGACGTGAGGCTCATCCTCATCGACCCCAAGATGCTCGAGATGGCGATGTACGAGGGCATCCCCCACCTGCTCGCGCCGGTCGTCACCGACATGAAGCAGGCCGCCAACGCGCTCAATTGGTGCGTGGGCGAGATGGAGCGCCGCTACCGCCTGATGAGCAAGCTGGGCGTGCGCAACCTGGCCGGCTACAACAAGAAGATGGCCGAAGCCGCCGAGCGCGGCGAGAAGATCCCCAACCCCTTCAGCCTCACGCCCGAGGAGCCGGAACCGCTGGACCGGCTGCCGTACATCGTCGTCGTGATCGACGAGCTGGCCGACTTGATGATGGTGGTCGGCAAGAAGATCGAGGAACTCATTGCCCGGCTTGCCCAGAAGGCGCGGGCTGCGGGCATCCACCTCATCCTCGCGACGCAGCGGCCGAGCGTGGACGTGATCACCGGCCTCATCAAGGCCAACATCCCGACGCGCATCGCATTCCAGGTGTCGAGCAAGATCGACAGCCGCACCATCCTGGATCAGATGGGTGCCGAGACGCTGCTGGGGCAGGGCGACATGCTCTACCTTGCGCCGGGGACGGGCCTGCCGGTGCGCGTGCACGGGGCGTTCGTCTCGGACGACGAGGTCCATCGGGTGGTGGAGTACCTGCGCAGCCAGGGCGAGCCGAACTACATCGAGGGCATCCTCGAGGGCGGCACGCTCGAAGGCGAGGGCGGGCCGGGGGGCGAGCCGGGTGCCGCCGGGGCCGACGGCGAGGCCGACCCGCTCTACGACCAGGCGGTGCAAGTCGTCTTGCAGCACCGGCGCGCCTCGATCTCGCTGGTGCAGCGGCATCTGCGCATCGGTTACAACCGCGCCGCCCGGTTGCTGGAACAAATGGAGAAAGCCGGGCTCGTATCGGGCATGGCTTCCAACGGAAACCGGGACATCCTCGTTCCCGCCCGCGACGAATGA
- the lolA gene encoding outer membrane lipoprotein chaperone LolA, whose product MRKLLIAALWGVAAPAWADAVDTLKSFVQDVKSGRAAFTQTVTSPDGARKRTSHGRFEFVRPNRFRFEYAKPFEQVIVADGQKVWLYDTDLNQVTVRPMNQALGATPAALLAGGSLDKDFALKPLPDRDGLQWAEAQPRQKDSPFQSVRIGFRGKELAALEIVDNFGQRSLLAFSNVEANANPPAEQFRFTPPKGADVLEQ is encoded by the coding sequence ATGAGAAAACTGCTGATCGCCGCGCTGTGGGGCGTGGCCGCTCCCGCGTGGGCCGACGCGGTGGACACGCTCAAGAGCTTCGTGCAGGACGTCAAGAGCGGCCGGGCTGCTTTCACGCAGACGGTCACTTCGCCGGACGGCGCACGGAAGCGCACGAGTCACGGCCGCTTCGAGTTCGTGCGGCCCAATCGCTTCCGATTCGAGTACGCCAAGCCGTTCGAGCAGGTGATCGTGGCCGACGGGCAGAAGGTCTGGCTGTACGACACCGACCTCAACCAGGTCACCGTGCGGCCGATGAACCAGGCCCTGGGGGCCACGCCGGCCGCACTGCTGGCGGGCGGCTCGCTGGACAAGGACTTTGCCCTCAAGCCCTTGCCGGACCGCGACGGGTTGCAGTGGGCCGAGGCGCAACCTCGCCAGAAAGACAGCCCGTTCCAGTCGGTGCGGATCGGCTTTCGCGGCAAGGAGTTGGCGGCTCTCGAGATCGTCGACAACTTCGGGCAGCGATCGCTGCTGGCCTTCTCGAACGTGGAGGCGAACGCGAATCCGCCCGCAGAGCAGTTCCGCTTCACGCCGCCCAAGGGGGCGGACGTGCTGGAGCAGTAG
- the metG gene encoding methionine--tRNA ligase, whose translation MPRKLFVTTALPYANGHFHIGHIMEYIQADIWVRFQRMQGHEVHFVGADDAHGAPIMIAAEKAGKTPQEFVASIAAGRKQYLEGFHISFDNWHSTDSPENTELARSIYLALRKNGLIYTRHIEQFFDPVKQMFLPDRYIKGECPKCGAKDQYGDSCEVCGAVYSPTELKNPYSTLTGATPVMKSSEHYFFQLSSQRCLDFLQQWTQDGKLQPEVANKIKEWFAIDEHGHGGLADWDISRDAPYFGIEIPDAPGKYFYVWLDAPIGYLASLKNYFDKGGPKAKYGEVRSFEEFIADPEVEQYHFIGKDITYFHTLFWPAMLHFSGRKTPTNVFVHGFITVSGEKMSKSRGTGIDPLKYLSLGMNAEWLRYYIAAKLNAKVEDVDFNPEDFVARVNSDLVGKYVNIASRAAGFIAKRFGGRLTERLAGDGRQLLDGLRAARQEVQRLYEEREFGKVLREIMLLADRVNEYVDQNKPWELAKQQGEDERLHQVCSVCIEAFRLLTIYLKPVLPAVAARVEGFLQIEPLTFADVDRPLGAHAIGTYQHLMQRVDPKLLDALFEPPAPAAPMPGGEEIAPTIAIEDFAKIDLRIAKIVDCQLVEGSEKLLRLTLDVGEGRLRNVFSGIKAAYKPQDLVGKLTVMVANLAPRKMKFGVSEGMVLAASHADEKANPGIYVLQPWPGAEPGMRVR comes from the coding sequence ATGCCCCGCAAGCTCTTCGTCACGACCGCCCTGCCCTATGCCAACGGGCACTTCCACATCGGCCACATCATGGAGTACATCCAGGCCGACATCTGGGTGCGTTTCCAGCGCATGCAGGGCCACGAGGTGCACTTCGTCGGGGCCGACGACGCGCACGGCGCACCGATCATGATCGCCGCCGAGAAGGCGGGCAAGACGCCGCAGGAGTTCGTCGCCTCCATCGCCGCCGGGCGCAAGCAGTACCTCGAAGGCTTCCACATCAGCTTCGACAACTGGCACTCCACCGACAGCCCCGAGAACACCGAGCTGGCACGCAGCATCTACCTGGCGTTGCGCAAGAACGGGCTCATCTACACGCGCCACATCGAGCAGTTCTTCGACCCGGTCAAGCAGATGTTCCTGCCGGACCGCTACATCAAGGGCGAGTGCCCCAAGTGCGGTGCGAAGGACCAGTACGGCGACTCCTGCGAAGTCTGCGGTGCGGTGTACTCGCCCACCGAGTTGAAGAACCCCTACTCGACCCTCACCGGCGCCACGCCGGTGATGAAGTCGAGCGAGCACTACTTCTTCCAGCTTTCCTCGCAGCGCTGCCTGGACTTCCTGCAGCAATGGACGCAGGACGGCAAGCTACAGCCCGAGGTGGCCAACAAGATCAAGGAATGGTTCGCGATCGACGAGCACGGCCACGGCGGGCTGGCCGACTGGGACATCTCCCGCGATGCCCCGTACTTCGGCATCGAGATCCCGGACGCGCCCGGCAAGTACTTCTACGTCTGGCTGGACGCGCCCATCGGCTACCTGGCCTCGCTCAAGAACTACTTCGACAAGGGCGGCCCCAAGGCCAAGTACGGCGAGGTGCGCTCGTTCGAGGAGTTCATCGCCGACCCCGAGGTCGAGCAGTACCACTTCATCGGCAAGGACATCACCTACTTCCACACGCTGTTCTGGCCCGCGATGCTGCACTTCTCGGGCCGCAAGACACCCACCAACGTCTTCGTGCACGGGTTCATCACGGTGAGCGGCGAGAAGATGAGCAAGAGCCGCGGCACCGGCATCGACCCGCTCAAGTACCTCTCGCTCGGCATGAACGCCGAGTGGCTGCGCTACTACATCGCGGCCAAGCTCAACGCCAAGGTCGAGGACGTCGACTTCAACCCGGAGGATTTCGTCGCCCGCGTCAACAGCGACCTCGTGGGCAAGTACGTCAACATCGCCAGCCGCGCGGCCGGCTTCATCGCCAAGCGCTTCGGCGGCCGGCTGACGGAGCGGCTTGCCGGCGACGGCCGCCAACTGCTCGACGGCCTGCGCGCCGCGCGGCAGGAGGTGCAGCGGCTCTACGAGGAGCGCGAGTTCGGCAAAGTGCTGCGCGAGATCATGCTGCTGGCCGACCGCGTCAACGAGTACGTGGACCAGAACAAGCCGTGGGAGCTGGCCAAGCAGCAGGGCGAGGACGAGCGCCTGCACCAGGTCTGCTCGGTGTGCATCGAGGCGTTCCGCCTGCTCACCATCTACCTCAAGCCCGTGCTGCCGGCCGTCGCCGCCCGGGTCGAAGGCTTCCTGCAGATCGAGCCGCTGACCTTCGCGGACGTCGATCGCCCGCTGGGCGCCCACGCCATCGGCACCTACCAGCACCTGATGCAGCGAGTCGACCCCAAGCTGCTGGACGCGCTGTTCGAGCCTCCCGCGCCGGCCGCGCCCATGCCCGGCGGAGAGGAGATCGCCCCCACCATCGCAATCGAGGACTTCGCCAAGATCGACCTTCGCATCGCGAAGATCGTGGACTGCCAGCTGGTCGAAGGCTCCGAGAAGCTGCTGCGCCTCACGCTGGACGTCGGCGAGGGACGCCTGCGCAATGTCTTCAGCGGGATCAAGGCGGCCTACAAGCCGCAGGATCTGGTCGGCAAGCTCACCGTCATGGTGGCGAATCTCGCACCGCGCAAGATGAAGTTCGGGGTGAGCGAAGGCATGGTGCTGGCCGCCTCGCACGCCGACGAAAAGGCCAACCCCGGCATCTACGTGCTCCAGCCCTGGCCGGGTGCGGAGCCCGGCATGCGCGTGCGCTGA
- the apbC gene encoding iron-sulfur cluster carrier protein ApbC: MAVTEQALLDALRGVVDPNTSKDYVSTKALRNLRVEGGDVSFDVELGYPAKSQVAALRKALIAAARSVPGVENVSVQIATRIIAHAVQRGVQLLPNVKNIIAVASGKGGVGKSTTAVNLALALAAEGARVGILDADIYGPSQPMMMGIDARPESADGQTMEPLENYGVQVMSIGFLIEPDNPMIWRGPMATQALDQLLRQTNWRDVDYLIVDMPPGTGDIQLTLSQRVPLTGAVIVTTPQDIALLDARKGLKMFEKVGVPILGVVENMAVHVCSKCGHAEHIFGAEGGKRMAAEYGVDYLGALPLNLSIREQTDSGRPTVVSEPDGEIAALYKEVARKVAVKVAERAKDYSAKFPTITISKGT, from the coding sequence ATGGCTGTGACCGAACAGGCCCTGCTCGACGCGCTGCGCGGCGTCGTCGACCCCAACACCAGCAAGGACTACGTCTCGACGAAGGCCTTGCGCAACCTGCGCGTCGAAGGCGGTGACGTGTCGTTCGACGTGGAACTCGGCTATCCCGCCAAGAGCCAGGTCGCGGCGCTGCGCAAAGCCCTCATCGCGGCGGCGCGCAGTGTGCCAGGCGTCGAGAACGTGAGCGTGCAGATCGCCACCCGCATCATCGCGCATGCGGTGCAGCGGGGCGTGCAGCTGCTGCCGAACGTGAAGAACATCATCGCGGTGGCCTCCGGCAAAGGCGGCGTGGGCAAGAGCACGACCGCCGTGAACCTGGCGCTCGCGCTGGCCGCCGAGGGCGCCCGGGTGGGGATTCTCGATGCCGACATCTACGGGCCGAGCCAGCCCATGATGATGGGGATCGACGCACGCCCGGAAAGCGCCGACGGCCAGACGATGGAGCCGCTGGAGAACTACGGGGTCCAGGTGATGTCGATCGGTTTCCTGATCGAGCCCGACAACCCGATGATCTGGCGCGGGCCGATGGCCACGCAGGCGCTGGACCAGCTGCTGCGGCAGACCAACTGGCGCGATGTGGACTACCTCATCGTCGACATGCCCCCCGGCACGGGCGACATCCAGCTCACGCTGAGCCAGCGCGTGCCGCTCACGGGGGCGGTCATCGTGACCACCCCGCAGGACATCGCGCTGCTCGACGCGCGCAAGGGCCTCAAGATGTTCGAGAAGGTGGGCGTGCCCATCCTGGGCGTGGTGGAGAACATGGCGGTGCACGTGTGCTCGAAGTGCGGTCATGCCGAGCACATCTTCGGGGCCGAGGGCGGCAAGCGGATGGCCGCCGAGTACGGGGTCGACTACCTCGGGGCTTTGCCGCTGAACCTCTCGATCCGTGAACAGACGGACTCGGGGCGTCCGACGGTCGTGAGCGAGCCGGACGGCGAGATCGCGGCCCTCTACAAGGAGGTCGCGCGCAAGGTGGCAGTGAAGGTCGCGGAGCGGGCGAAGGACTACTCGGCCAAGTTCCCGACCATCACCATTTCCAAAGGCACCTGA
- a CDS encoding DUF3305 domain-containing protein produces the protein MERPSVQVAVVLEREARPNAWEDWRFRIVEVVEQQEAFGTEPRLLFDDDKCSRWMFPAHTVELFRDEGEGYYLNLTSGQPVWFVMWRVDEADPSRAAVEAITLSYNEAGRWLDAQERVDNVPLQPHLVAWLEAYTAQHYKPEPKRRQRPASFLSPDERGRR, from the coding sequence ATGGAGCGGCCGTCCGTCCAAGTGGCCGTGGTGCTGGAGCGCGAGGCGCGGCCGAACGCCTGGGAAGACTGGCGCTTCCGCATCGTCGAGGTGGTCGAGCAGCAGGAAGCCTTCGGCACCGAACCGAGGTTGTTGTTCGACGACGACAAGTGCTCGCGCTGGATGTTCCCGGCTCATACGGTGGAACTTTTCCGCGACGAGGGCGAGGGGTACTACCTCAATCTCACTTCGGGCCAGCCGGTGTGGTTCGTGATGTGGCGCGTCGATGAGGCAGACCCCTCGCGCGCTGCCGTCGAGGCGATCACGCTGTCGTACAACGAGGCCGGACGCTGGCTGGACGCCCAGGAGCGGGTGGACAACGTGCCGCTCCAGCCGCACCTCGTGGCTTGGCTCGAGGCGTACACGGCGCAGCACTACAAGCCCGAGCCCAAGCGCCGGCAGCGCCCGGCGTCGTTCCTGTCGCCCGATGAGAGGGGACGCCGGTGA
- a CDS encoding DUF3306 domain-containing protein — protein sequence MTAEENFFSRWARRKAQVARGEAPPEPQAPAEAGPPPQGPSAPADATAPAAPGPTPAPTPGGAPVCAPGAAEEPPPTMEDVERLTPTSDYSRFAREDVDEDVRRAAFRKLFSDPHFNRMDGLDVYIDDYSKPNPIPPAMLRKMVQSRLLGLFRDEDGTGQAGAGAEKPLPPAGSADGAVGQDVPQSGVASPTLPGDAPGLAVPHDEDAAVQLQPDDAARRPGTEPGPGVG from the coding sequence GTGACGGCCGAGGAGAACTTCTTCAGCCGCTGGGCCCGCCGCAAGGCGCAGGTCGCGCGCGGCGAGGCGCCGCCCGAACCGCAGGCTCCGGCCGAGGCCGGGCCCCCACCGCAAGGGCCGAGCGCCCCGGCGGACGCGACGGCGCCGGCGGCACCCGGGCCCACGCCCGCGCCCACGCCTGGGGGCGCACCCGTCTGTGCGCCCGGGGCGGCCGAAGAGCCGCCTCCCACGATGGAAGACGTCGAACGCTTGACGCCCACCTCGGACTACTCGCGCTTCGCGCGCGAGGATGTGGACGAGGACGTGCGCCGGGCGGCCTTCCGCAAGCTCTTCAGCGATCCGCATTTCAACCGGATGGACGGGCTGGACGTGTACATCGACGACTACTCCAAGCCCAACCCCATTCCCCCCGCCATGCTGCGCAAGATGGTGCAGTCGCGGCTGCTCGGCCTGTTCCGCGACGAGGACGGGACGGGCCAGGCCGGCGCGGGCGCCGAAAAGCCCTTGCCCCCTGCGGGAAGCGCGGATGGCGCCGTCGGGCAGGACGTGCCACAGTCCGGGGTGGCGTCTCCCACACTGCCCGGTGACGCCCCGGGCCTTGCAGTACCCCACGATGAAGACGCTGCTGTGCAATTGCAACCGGACGATGCCGCTCGACGGCCAGGCACTGAGCCGGGCCCTGGGGTCGGATGA